A region from the Enterobacter roggenkampii genome encodes:
- the secB gene encoding protein-export chaperone SecB, with the protein MSEQSNNEMIFQIQRIYTKDVSFEAPNAPHVFQKDWQPEVKLDLDTASTQLADDVYEVVLRVTVTASLGEETAFLCEVQQGGIFSIGGIEGNQMAHCLGAYCPNILFPYARECITSLVSRGTFPQLNLAPVNFDALFMNYLQQQAGEGAEQHQDA; encoded by the coding sequence ATGTCAGAACAAAGCAATAATGAAATGATTTTCCAGATCCAGCGCATCTACACCAAAGATGTCTCTTTTGAAGCGCCAAATGCGCCGCACGTTTTCCAGAAAGACTGGCAGCCAGAGGTTAAACTTGATCTGGATACCGCATCAACCCAACTGGCTGATGACGTGTATGAAGTCGTACTGCGTGTGACCGTGACCGCTTCTCTGGGCGAAGAGACTGCTTTCCTGTGTGAAGTACAGCAGGGCGGTATCTTCTCCATCGGCGGTATCGAAGGCAACCAGATGGCGCATTGCCTGGGTGCGTACTGCCCGAACATTCTGTTCCCGTATGCACGTGAATGCATCACCAGCCTGGTTTCTCGCGGTACATTCCCGCAACTGAACCTTGCGCCAGTTAACTTTGATGCGCTGTTCATGAACTATCTGCAGCAGCAGGCTGGCGAAGGTGCTGAACAACATCAGGATGCCTGA
- the gpsA gene encoding NAD(P)H-dependent glycerol-3-phosphate dehydrogenase → MSTVNASMTVIGAGSYGTALAITLARNGHDVVLWGHDPKHIATLQRDRCNVAFLPDVPFPDTLHLESDLATALAASRNILIVVPSHVFGDVLRQIKPLMRPDARVVWATKGLEAETGRLLQDVAREALGDAIPLAVISGPTFAKELAAGLPTAISLASTDRAFSDDLQQLLHCGKSFRVYSNPDFIGVQLGGAVKNVIAIGAGMSDGIGFGANARTALITRGLTEMSRLGEALGADPATFMGMAGLGDLVLTCTDNQSRNRRFGMMLGQGSDVKDAQEKIGQVVEGYRNTKEVRELAHRFGVEMPITEEIYQVLYCGKNAREAALTLLGRARKDERSSN, encoded by the coding sequence ATGAGCACTGTTAATGCGTCAATGACTGTGATCGGTGCCGGCTCATACGGCACCGCTCTTGCCATCACGCTGGCAAGAAATGGTCACGATGTGGTCCTGTGGGGCCACGACCCAAAACATATCGCGACGCTACAGCGCGACCGCTGTAACGTGGCGTTTCTCCCGGACGTTCCGTTCCCTGACACCCTGCACCTTGAAAGCGACCTTGCGACCGCGCTGGCGGCCAGCCGCAACATTCTGATTGTGGTTCCGAGCCATGTCTTTGGCGATGTGCTGCGTCAGATTAAGCCGCTGATGCGCCCGGATGCGCGCGTTGTCTGGGCGACGAAAGGACTGGAAGCCGAAACCGGACGCCTGCTGCAGGACGTTGCCCGCGAAGCGCTGGGTGATGCGATCCCGCTGGCGGTCATCTCCGGCCCGACCTTTGCGAAAGAGCTGGCCGCTGGCCTGCCGACGGCGATTTCACTGGCCTCCACCGATCGGGCCTTCTCCGACGATCTCCAGCAGTTGCTGCACTGCGGCAAGAGCTTCCGCGTTTACAGCAACCCCGATTTTATCGGCGTGCAGCTGGGCGGCGCGGTGAAGAACGTGATTGCGATTGGCGCCGGGATGTCCGACGGCATTGGTTTTGGTGCCAACGCCCGTACGGCGCTGATCACCCGCGGTCTGACCGAGATGTCCCGCCTGGGCGAAGCGCTGGGTGCCGATCCGGCCACCTTTATGGGGATGGCTGGCCTGGGCGATCTGGTGCTGACCTGTACCGACAACCAGTCTCGTAACCGCCGCTTTGGCATGATGCTCGGACAGGGCAGCGATGTGAAAGACGCGCAGGAGAAGATTGGCCAGGTGGTGGAAGGCTACCGCAATACCAAAGAAGTCCGCGAGTTGGCGCACCGTTTCGGTGTCGAAATGCCAATAACCGAGGAAATTTATCAGGTATTGTATTGCGGAAAAAATGCGCGCGAGGCAGCATTGACCTTATTAGGTCGTGCGCGCAAGGACGAGCGCAGCAGTAACTAG
- the cysE gene encoding serine O-acetyltransferase encodes MPCEELDIVWNNIKAEARALADCEPMLASFYHATLLKHENLGSALSYMLANKLASSIMPAIAIREVVEEAYAADPEMIASAACDIQAVRTRDPAVDKYSTPLLYLKGFHALQAYRIGHWLWNEGRRALAIFLQNQVSVTFQVDIHPAAKIGRGIMLDHATGIVVGETAVIEDDVSILQSVTLGGTGKTSGDRHPKIREGVMIGAGAKILGNIEVGRGAKIGAGSVVLQPVPPHTTAAGVPARIVGKPDSDKPSMDMDQHFNGIHHTFEYGDGI; translated from the coding sequence ATGCCGTGTGAAGAACTGGATATCGTCTGGAATAACATTAAAGCCGAAGCCCGGGCGCTGGCCGACTGTGAGCCTATGCTGGCCAGTTTCTACCACGCAACGCTACTCAAGCACGAAAACCTCGGCAGCGCGCTGAGCTATATGCTCGCCAACAAGCTGGCGTCCTCGATCATGCCCGCGATTGCGATTCGTGAGGTGGTGGAAGAGGCTTACGCCGCTGACCCGGAAATGATTGCGTCTGCCGCCTGTGATATCCAGGCCGTGCGCACCCGTGACCCGGCGGTCGATAAATATTCTACGCCGCTGCTGTACCTGAAAGGCTTTCACGCCCTGCAGGCGTACCGCATTGGCCACTGGCTATGGAATGAAGGCCGCCGCGCGCTGGCGATCTTCCTGCAAAACCAGGTTTCCGTGACGTTTCAGGTTGATATTCACCCGGCGGCGAAGATTGGCCGCGGGATCATGCTCGACCACGCCACCGGGATCGTTGTCGGGGAAACAGCGGTGATTGAAGACGACGTCTCGATCCTGCAGTCGGTTACCCTGGGCGGTACCGGGAAAACCAGCGGCGATCGCCATCCGAAAATTCGTGAAGGGGTGATGATTGGCGCGGGTGCCAAAATCCTCGGCAATATTGAAGTCGGGCGCGGTGCGAAGATTGGCGCCGGGTCGGTTGTGCTCCAGCCCGTGCCGCCGCACACCACTGCCGCTGGCGTACCGGCGCGCATCGTCGGTAAGCCAGACAGCGATAAGCCGTCCATGGATATGGATCAGCACTTCAACGGCATTCACCATACCTTCGAGTATGGTGACGGCATTTAA
- the trmL gene encoding tRNA (uridine(34)/cytosine(34)/5-carboxymethylaminomethyluridine(34)-2'-O)-methyltransferase TrmL: protein MLNIVLFEPEIPPNTGNIIRLCANTGFRLHIIEPMGFTWDDKRLRRAGLDYHEFTAVIRHHDYAAFLEAEQPQRMFALTTKGTPAHSAVSYQAGDYLMFGPETRGLPATILDALPAEQKIRIPMMPDSRSMNLSNAVSVVVYEAWRQLGYPGAILRS from the coding sequence ATGCTTAACATCGTTTTATTCGAACCAGAAATTCCGCCGAATACCGGCAATATTATCCGCCTGTGTGCCAACACCGGTTTTCGTCTGCACATTATTGAGCCGATGGGCTTTACGTGGGACGACAAACGCCTGCGTCGCGCAGGGCTGGATTATCATGAATTTACCGCCGTTATTCGCCATCACGATTACGCCGCGTTTCTGGAAGCAGAGCAGCCGCAGCGCATGTTCGCCCTGACCACCAAAGGCACGCCAGCGCACAGCGCCGTAAGCTATCAGGCAGGTGACTATCTGATGTTTGGCCCGGAAACCCGCGGCCTGCCGGCCACGATTCTGGATGCCCTGCCCGCTGAGCAGAAAATCCGTATTCCGATGATGCCGGACAGCCGCAGCATGAACCTGTCGAACGCGGTGTCGGTGGTGGTGTATGAAGCATGGCGCCAGCTGGGATATCCGGGCGCCATTCTCAGAAGTTAA
- a CDS encoding MFS transporter — translation MTYSGKVDIQQVIDDSRFSGFHWLLIVLGFLVLAIDGFDTAAMGYIAPTLSAEWGIHKQDLGPVLSAALLGLSLGALIAGPVSDRMGRKRVLVFSCLFFGLASLGTAWAQSLNTLTLWRFLTGLGLGAAMPNAITLISEFAPQRCRAMAINTMYCGFPLGAAGGGAISSWLIPHHGWRSVLLTGAIAPLILTLLLALLLPESVKFLVQRGKDVRQIRRIASRFSRSTLEGVTGFFLAEEKVASKKGSVSQLFSMPWLPGTLMLWVTYFMGLVIYYVLLSWMPTLMQGMGYALAESAWLTSLFTFGGTAGILLAGWMMDRWEAHRVVACGFVLTMGLILLLGIEHNHIALFGGLIFLMGIAMNGAQSGMQTLAATFYPTECRATGIAWMQGIGRFGGVAGTMTSAQLLSMQWQADSILMILSVPALVAAAATVYKMLYSRSQEPGVA, via the coding sequence ATGACCTATTCAGGTAAGGTGGATATTCAGCAGGTGATCGACGACAGCCGCTTTTCAGGGTTTCACTGGCTGCTCATTGTGCTGGGCTTTCTGGTTCTGGCGATCGATGGCTTTGATACGGCGGCGATGGGCTACATCGCGCCCACGCTGTCGGCAGAATGGGGGATCCATAAGCAGGATCTGGGGCCGGTGCTGAGCGCCGCGCTGCTGGGGCTGTCGTTGGGCGCGCTGATCGCCGGTCCGGTATCGGACCGGATGGGGCGCAAGCGCGTGCTGGTCTTCTCCTGCCTGTTCTTCGGCCTTGCGAGCCTGGGAACCGCCTGGGCGCAAAGTCTGAATACCCTGACGCTGTGGCGCTTTCTGACCGGCCTGGGGCTCGGTGCCGCCATGCCGAACGCCATTACGCTGATCTCCGAGTTTGCCCCCCAGCGCTGCCGCGCGATGGCGATCAATACCATGTACTGCGGCTTCCCTCTGGGTGCGGCGGGCGGCGGCGCGATCTCGTCCTGGCTGATTCCCCACCACGGCTGGCGAAGCGTGCTGCTGACCGGGGCAATTGCGCCGCTGATTTTAACGCTGCTGCTGGCGCTGCTTTTACCGGAGTCGGTGAAGTTTCTGGTGCAGCGCGGGAAAGATGTCAGGCAGATCCGCCGTATCGCCAGCCGGTTCTCGCGCAGCACGCTGGAGGGCGTCACGGGCTTTTTCCTGGCGGAGGAGAAGGTCGCGTCGAAAAAAGGGAGCGTGTCGCAGCTGTTTTCCATGCCCTGGCTGCCCGGCACCCTGATGCTGTGGGTGACCTATTTTATGGGGCTGGTGATTTACTACGTCCTGCTGAGCTGGATGCCGACGCTGATGCAGGGGATGGGCTATGCGCTGGCGGAATCCGCATGGCTGACTTCGCTGTTCACCTTCGGCGGTACCGCAGGCATTCTGCTCGCAGGCTGGATGATGGACCGCTGGGAAGCGCACAGGGTGGTTGCGTGTGGTTTCGTCCTGACGATGGGCCTTATTCTGTTACTGGGCATTGAGCATAACCATATCGCCCTGTTTGGCGGGCTGATCTTCCTGATGGGGATCGCGATGAACGGTGCGCAGTCGGGCATGCAGACCCTGGCCGCCACCTTTTACCCTACCGAGTGCCGCGCGACGGGCATTGCCTGGATGCAGGGCATCGGCCGCTTTGGCGGCGTGGCGGGAACCATGACCAGCGCCCAGCTTCTTTCAATGCAGTGGCAGGCGGACAGTATTTTAATGATCCTCAGCGTGCCCGCCCTGGTGGCCGCGGCGGCAACCGTCTACAAAATGCTGTACAGTCGCTCGCAGGAACCCGGCGTCGCGTAG
- the lldD gene encoding FMN-dependent L-lactate dehydrogenase LldD: MIISAASDYRAAAQRILPPFLFHYIDGGAYAEYTLRRNVEDLSEVALRQRVLKNMSDLSLETKLFNETLSMPVALAPVGLCGMYARRGEVQAAAAADAKGIPFTLSTVSVCPIEEVAPTIKRPMWFQLYVLRDRGFMRNALERAKAAGCSTLVFTVDMPTPGARYRDAHSGMSGPNAALRRYWQAVTHPQWAWNVGLNGRPHNLGNISAYLGKPTGLEDYIGWLANNFDPSISWKDLEWIREFWDGPMVIKGILDPEDARDAVRFGADGIVVSNHGGRQLDGVLSSARALPAIADAVKGDIAILADSGIRNGLDVVRMIALGADSVLLGRAYLYALATAGQAGVANLLNLIEKEMKVAMTLTGAKTISEISRDSLVQELSKLPAALAPLAQGNAA; encoded by the coding sequence GCCGCAACGTGGAAGACCTGTCGGAGGTGGCGCTGCGCCAGCGCGTGCTGAAGAATATGTCTGACCTCAGCCTTGAGACGAAACTGTTCAACGAAACGCTCTCCATGCCGGTCGCGCTCGCACCTGTCGGCTTATGCGGCATGTACGCCCGCCGTGGTGAAGTGCAGGCCGCCGCCGCGGCAGATGCCAAAGGCATTCCGTTTACCCTCTCTACCGTCTCGGTCTGCCCGATTGAAGAGGTCGCCCCGACCATCAAGCGGCCAATGTGGTTCCAGCTGTACGTCCTGCGCGATCGCGGCTTTATGCGTAACGCGCTGGAGCGCGCCAAAGCGGCGGGCTGCTCCACGCTGGTCTTTACCGTTGATATGCCGACTCCCGGCGCGCGCTACCGCGATGCGCACTCCGGCATGAGCGGCCCAAATGCGGCGCTCCGCCGCTACTGGCAGGCGGTAACGCATCCACAGTGGGCGTGGAACGTCGGCCTGAACGGTCGTCCACACAATCTGGGGAATATCTCGGCGTATCTGGGTAAACCCACCGGGCTGGAGGATTACATCGGCTGGCTGGCGAACAACTTCGATCCGTCCATCTCCTGGAAAGACCTGGAGTGGATCCGCGAATTCTGGGATGGCCCGATGGTGATCAAGGGGATCCTCGACCCGGAAGATGCCCGCGATGCGGTCCGCTTTGGCGCAGACGGGATTGTGGTTTCTAACCACGGCGGCCGCCAGCTCGACGGGGTGCTCTCCTCCGCCCGCGCCCTGCCGGCCATTGCCGATGCGGTGAAAGGCGATATCGCCATCCTGGCCGACAGCGGGATCCGCAACGGGCTGGATGTGGTGCGCATGATTGCACTGGGTGCCGACAGCGTGCTGCTGGGGCGCGCGTATCTGTACGCCCTGGCGACCGCGGGCCAGGCGGGCGTGGCGAATCTGCTTAACCTGATCGAAAAAGAGATGAAGGTAGCGATGACGCTGACCGGTGCAAAAACGATTAGCGAAATCAGCAGGGATTCTCTGGTTCAGGAGTTAAGCAAATTACCGGCCGCGCTGGCTCCGCTTGCTCAGGGAAACGCGGCCTGA